In one Verrucomicrobiota bacterium genomic region, the following are encoded:
- a CDS encoding tetratricopeptide repeat protein, protein MTALEPPDSYHFSAAEGWLVLGSYADALDELQRISPTLQEHPDILLLRWHVHAKMKDWKACAEVGHRLVAAAPDEISSWQNYANSLFYEKRYREAFDALFPAIEKFPKEWSVPYNLACYECQMGKLDEAMAWFKMALSFGNADEVKQQALRDPDLGPVHDAIRDLP, encoded by the coding sequence ATGACCGCTCTTGAACCACCCGACAGTTACCATTTCTCCGCCGCCGAAGGCTGGCTCGTGCTGGGCAGCTACGCCGACGCGCTCGACGAATTACAGCGCATTTCTCCGACCTTGCAGGAACACCCGGATATCCTGCTGCTCCGCTGGCACGTCCACGCGAAGATGAAAGATTGGAAAGCGTGCGCGGAGGTTGGCCATCGGCTCGTGGCCGCGGCCCCGGATGAAATCTCGAGCTGGCAGAATTACGCGAACTCCCTCTTTTACGAGAAGCGTTACCGGGAGGCCTTCGATGCCTTATTCCCGGCCATCGAGAAATTCCCCAAGGAATGGAGCGTGCCGTACAATCTGGCCTGTTACGAATGCCAGATGGGCAAACTCGACGAAGCGATGGCGTGGTTCAAAATGGCTCTTTCTTTTGGCAACGCCGATGAAGTCAAGCAGCAGGCGCTGCGCGATCCGGACCTCGGCCCCGTTCACGACGCGATCCGCGACTTGCCCTAG
- the dinB gene encoding DNA polymerase IV: MRTLVHLDADAFFAAVEQAADAKLRGKPVAVGGEKRGIIASASYEARKFGIYTPMPTVRARKLCPKLIVLPGNFERYEQFSNWMFGYCYDFTPDVEQTSIDEGYFDLSAARKPVVEIALTIRQAIGQRLKITVSEGIGTNKLVSAVASKLTKPAAFNEVPPGHEAAFLHPLPNQWLPGIGPKTSARLNAAGLVEIRHVAATPLDMLALLLGSQAATIRQFARGIDERPLIPAREPQKSFSQQETFASDLTDEEYVEATLRRMADHLFAAVRDESRSVRTLTVRVRYNDMAEDQVSESLLEPTDLETDVYGRLHGMLRKAWRRRVSLRLVSLKLSNVYDGRFRSKLPLEISAQRQDAQARLARVIDELRRSRGHSVLLRGHDFRLREAPVEIGGGVGAFGKPNAPVQSTVPRASRGSRRERGRGPDRAAPAA, from the coding sequence TTGCGCACTCTCGTCCATCTCGATGCCGATGCGTTCTTCGCCGCCGTGGAGCAGGCGGCGGACGCCAAGCTGCGCGGCAAGCCCGTGGCCGTTGGCGGCGAAAAGCGCGGCATTATCGCGTCCGCGTCCTACGAGGCGCGAAAATTCGGCATTTACACACCGATGCCAACGGTGCGGGCGCGCAAGCTGTGCCCGAAGCTGATCGTCCTTCCGGGGAATTTCGAGCGTTACGAGCAATTCTCGAACTGGATGTTTGGCTATTGCTACGACTTCACGCCCGACGTCGAGCAGACTTCGATCGATGAAGGCTACTTCGATCTTTCCGCCGCGCGAAAACCGGTGGTTGAAATCGCGCTGACCATCCGCCAGGCCATCGGGCAGCGGCTCAAAATCACCGTCAGCGAAGGCATCGGAACGAACAAGCTCGTCAGCGCCGTGGCTTCGAAACTGACCAAGCCTGCCGCGTTCAATGAAGTTCCGCCCGGCCACGAAGCGGCGTTCCTGCACCCGTTGCCCAACCAATGGCTGCCCGGCATCGGCCCGAAGACGAGCGCGCGGCTCAATGCGGCCGGGCTCGTGGAGATTCGCCACGTCGCCGCGACCCCGTTGGACATGCTGGCGCTGTTGCTGGGCAGCCAGGCGGCGACCATCCGCCAGTTCGCCCGCGGCATTGACGAGCGCCCGTTGATTCCCGCGCGCGAACCGCAAAAATCGTTCAGCCAGCAGGAGACCTTTGCCAGCGATCTGACGGACGAGGAATACGTCGAAGCCACCTTGCGCCGCATGGCGGACCATCTGTTCGCGGCGGTGCGCGACGAAAGCCGCAGTGTCCGCACGCTCACCGTGCGCGTCCGCTACAACGACATGGCCGAAGATCAGGTGAGCGAAAGCCTCCTCGAACCGACCGATCTCGAAACGGACGTGTATGGCCGGTTGCACGGCATGCTCCGCAAGGCGTGGAGACGGCGCGTGAGCCTGCGGCTCGTCTCTTTGAAATTGTCCAACGTTTATGACGGCCGCTTTCGCAGCAAGTTGCCGCTGGAAATCTCCGCGCAACGCCAGGATGCGCAGGCGCGGCTGGCGCGGGTGATTGACGAACTCCGCAGATCGCGCGGCCACTCCGTCCTTCTGCGCGGCCATGATTTCCGTTTGCGCGAGGCGCCGGTGGAGATTGGAGGCGGGGTTGGCGCGTTCGGCAAACCCAATGCGCCGGTTCAAAGCACAGTTCCTAGGGCAAGTCGCGGATCGCGTCGTGAACGGGGCCGAGGTCCGGATCGCGCAGCGCCTGCTGCTTGA
- a CDS encoding type II toxin-antitoxin system VapC family toxin, with amino-acid sequence MRVYADSSFILRLVTGEAGAEQAGAEYRRLGRPPIFYLPLHGLEVENGIRLRAFHERRVLPSGLRMRINRERDAAVSRLIGFIKRGAFKEIVLDMDTATDRARRLSTTHADRIGARSIDLLHVACALLLETEVFLTFDPRQAELAKAEGLQVATVRAEDRPASQLSSPSHQHRLKRS; translated from the coding sequence ATGAGGGTTTACGCGGACAGCAGTTTCATTCTCCGGCTGGTCACTGGCGAGGCAGGCGCGGAGCAGGCGGGAGCGGAGTATCGTCGGCTGGGACGCCCACCGATTTTCTACCTGCCGTTGCATGGCCTCGAAGTTGAGAACGGCATCCGGCTGCGCGCTTTTCACGAGCGACGCGTGCTCCCGTCCGGTTTGCGCATGCGAATCAACCGGGAACGAGACGCCGCCGTGTCGCGCCTGATTGGGTTCATAAAGCGTGGCGCATTCAAAGAGATCGTGCTGGATATGGACACTGCGACAGATCGGGCGCGCCGACTTTCGACCACGCACGCTGATCGAATCGGGGCCCGGTCTATTGATTTGCTTCATGTCGCGTGCGCGTTGTTGCTTGAAACCGAGGTTTTTCTCACGTTCGACCCACGTCAAGCTGAGCTGGCAAAAGCAGAGGGGTTGCAGGTGGCCACCGTGAGAGCCGAAGATCGACCGGCTTCACAGCTCTCGTCGCCCAGCCACCAGCACCGCTTGAAACGAAGCTGA